In Thermodesulfovibrionales bacterium, a single window of DNA contains:
- a CDS encoding DUF296 domain-containing protein encodes MKYQVGQIGRVIVSRFEDKEDVLGNIITIVKKENIRAAAFYLVGGMREGKIVVGPENEELPPVPVWRELGESHEIVGFGTVFYQGEEPKVHFHGAFGKRDSIKVGCLREKSETFLVLEALIMEINGVTAVREFDPLSGLTLLKL; translated from the coding sequence ATGAAATACCAGGTTGGTCAGATAGGCAGGGTTATAGTATCCCGATTTGAGGATAAGGAAGACGTTTTGGGGAACATCATCACGATCGTCAAGAAAGAGAACATACGGGCCGCCGCATTCTATCTCGTCGGAGGGATGCGCGAGGGGAAGATTGTTGTCGGTCCTGAAAACGAAGAGTTGCCTCCCGTCCCTGTCTGGAGGGAACTCGGCGAGAGCCACGAGATAGTCGGCTTCGGCACGGTCTTCTATCAGGGAGAAGAGCCGAAGGTCCATTTTCACGGCGCCTTTGGAAAGAGGGATTCCATAAAAGTGGGGTGTCTGAGAGAAAAGTCAGAAACATTCCTCGTGCTTGAGGCCCTGATTATGGAGATCAACGGCGTAACAGCCGTCAGGGAGTTTGATCCGTTGTCGGGATTAACCCTTCTCAAGCTCTAG
- a CDS encoding secretin N-terminal domain-containing protein, whose protein sequence is MFLRRVLMTPTAAGLISIALSGAFLFSFQLMPLYGEQVPPTMPQAQPNNLFAPGAPLTQPPARPVQQPSQPAPQSQPAGQPTFPMPQPQPVRPQQQPAPASQLAPVQPQFQPQQIAPQPAPPVATRPAVKRGEVSFNFDDADVFSVIQTIFGDVLKVNYIVDPSVKGRVNFRSVAPVAKEDVLPLMEVILRLNGIGVVEEGGLYRIVPIADISKEPAPVGVGRDSGKVQITGKALVQVVPVKYVQSSEMVRVLTPFLSKNAVIIDVPKSNYIIISDTDANVRRLLQLVDIFDSEALKQITPQVFVYAVQNGKAKDVAALLQQIFLGAKAPAGAAKPATTPQPRPGQPAQPPTGQPQVSMGQPTGEALVSESTRIIADEITNSIIILATPEDYALMADTLTKIDIAPRQVIIEGLIVQVTLTDNLSFGTTWSFSTDVNISGLKPFKNPINLNGDVTTGQSVDSSGNLVRPSGGGFTFVGTDPTGTVRAVISALEDQSKAKVLAAPHILVSDNREARIQVGSQIPIATSTSAQPTATTVGGVTTTTTTAVVATSTIQYKDIGIILKVKPQVNDSGLIALEISQEISSIGGSVTVGGLPEITINKIEATTNLVAQDKETIVIGGLIREDTSADKTGIPFLSRIPIIGALFGNQSNVNTRTELIILLTPRVARNQQEAREVTSDYLDRYKATTKDKDIDDFIRERSEREQGGKDAGSKAPKNSTPQP, encoded by the coding sequence GTGTTTCTTCGTAGAGTCCTCATGACGCCTACCGCCGCAGGGCTTATCAGCATTGCATTATCAGGCGCCTTCCTTTTCTCGTTCCAGCTCATGCCTCTTTACGGGGAACAGGTTCCTCCGACGATGCCCCAGGCGCAGCCGAACAACCTCTTTGCGCCAGGTGCTCCATTGACTCAACCTCCTGCGAGACCGGTCCAGCAACCTTCTCAACCGGCGCCTCAGAGTCAGCCGGCAGGTCAGCCGACTTTCCCGATGCCTCAACCACAGCCGGTCCGGCCTCAGCAACAGCCTGCTCCGGCTTCTCAGCTTGCTCCTGTCCAACCCCAATTTCAGCCGCAGCAAATCGCGCCGCAGCCTGCTCCACCCGTTGCGACGAGACCTGCCGTTAAGAGGGGCGAAGTCAGCTTTAACTTCGATGACGCCGACGTTTTCTCGGTGATACAGACCATCTTTGGCGATGTCCTCAAGGTGAATTACATTGTGGACCCCAGTGTCAAGGGGAGGGTCAATTTCCGTTCCGTAGCGCCCGTTGCGAAAGAAGATGTTCTGCCTCTCATGGAAGTCATTTTGAGGCTGAACGGTATCGGCGTTGTCGAAGAAGGCGGCCTCTACAGGATCGTTCCTATTGCAGACATATCGAAGGAGCCTGCTCCCGTGGGAGTCGGGAGAGATTCGGGAAAGGTCCAGATTACAGGAAAGGCACTGGTTCAGGTAGTGCCGGTGAAGTATGTCCAGTCCTCGGAGATGGTGCGGGTACTGACCCCGTTCCTCTCAAAAAATGCGGTGATTATCGACGTGCCCAAGAGCAATTACATCATCATATCCGACACCGATGCCAACGTGAGGCGGTTACTCCAGCTCGTCGATATCTTCGACAGCGAAGCGCTGAAGCAGATCACTCCACAGGTCTTTGTTTACGCTGTTCAGAACGGCAAGGCAAAGGACGTTGCTGCCTTGCTTCAGCAGATATTCCTCGGTGCAAAGGCGCCGGCAGGTGCAGCCAAACCGGCGACAACACCACAACCGAGACCGGGACAGCCGGCTCAGCCTCCAACCGGTCAGCCTCAGGTATCTATGGGTCAACCGACGGGAGAAGCCCTTGTCTCAGAGTCAACAAGGATAATCGCCGACGAGATTACAAACTCCATCATAATCCTTGCGACGCCTGAAGACTATGCACTTATGGCTGATACACTGACGAAGATCGATATAGCGCCGAGGCAGGTGATCATCGAAGGACTCATTGTCCAGGTAACTCTGACTGATAACCTCAGTTTCGGAACGACGTGGTCATTCAGTACCGATGTCAATATAAGCGGGTTGAAACCCTTCAAAAACCCGATCAACCTCAACGGGGACGTTACGACGGGTCAATCTGTGGACTCCTCCGGCAATTTAGTGCGGCCTTCAGGAGGAGGGTTCACATTTGTGGGCACGGACCCGACCGGTACTGTCAGGGCCGTCATTAGTGCCTTAGAAGATCAATCGAAGGCGAAGGTCCTGGCAGCGCCTCATATCCTTGTATCCGACAACCGGGAGGCGAGGATCCAGGTGGGATCTCAGATTCCGATCGCTACATCAACGAGCGCTCAACCGACTGCAACGACCGTAGGCGGTGTAACTACGACAACTACAACGGCCGTCGTCGCCACTTCTACGATCCAGTACAAAGACATAGGTATCATCCTCAAGGTGAAACCCCAGGTGAATGACAGCGGGCTGATTGCCCTCGAGATATCACAAGAGATATCTTCTATAGGGGGGAGCGTGACTGTCGGAGGCCTTCCCGAAATCACTATCAATAAGATAGAGGCGACAACGAATCTTGTAGCACAGGACAAGGAGACGATCGTTATCGGCGGACTCATAAGGGAAGATACATCAGCTGACAAGACTGGGATTCCCTTTTTGAGCAGGATCCCTATCATCGGTGCTCTCTTTGGTAACCAGAGTAATGTGAACACTAGAACAGAACTCATCATCCTTCTCACTCCTCGTGTTGCAAGGAACCAGCAAGAGGCGCGGGAAGTGACATCGG
- a CDS encoding PAS domain-containing protein, translating to MNILSLFASFAFIVYSYLGIYTLRLDQKSPLSRTFSYLCLCFAVWAFAYTFLYSAPDKETAWFWYKISAPGWCLFPGVALHFFLFLTEHQEILRKWWSYVMLYLPGFVFTYQALTGVFLVEDFIYRGLGWCEVAPANQASLLLYALYYTVFILTGLVLTLQWGKRSKTAGKKKQARVIFVTAFPVLITTAITDSLLPALKIHLLPSIASILILTWVFGIWYSMVNYRLMILTPSIAADEIISKMIDVLVLVNPEGNIIKVNRQAMDLLGYNEDELIGKPLDAILSEGSSIREEFRQIREDANRTCSGELRYKTKGSDEIPVMISCSAVKDKGGDLIGVVIVGQDMRQMKQLQREISERMVAEEALQKAHRELDNRVRERTAELTEVNKALRVEILERKHIEETFRKLYQEFNTLLDAISDPFLMLLSPDLKIMWANRGAVSVMGREMSELIGQYCYQLWHNRTTSCDNCHVLKSFRTGESESSQHQTSDGRIWDYKSFPIKDEDGRIISVIDVVSDITEKLALQAEAIRAAHLASIGELAAGVAHEINNPVNGIINYAQILMNSADGEDKGYDIATRIKREGNRIAAIVRNLLVFARDRKEEMVPCHIEGILADSLSLIETQMRKEGIIPALRIPEALPEIHASPQQLQQVFLNIINNARYALNEKYPDAGGMKVIEISCEKITVKDSPFLQVIILDHGTGIPASLLDKVKNPFFSTKPTGKGTGLGLSISHSIVNKHNGKLIINSVEGEFTEVAIVLPASLDIHEKSCHALKQGVI from the coding sequence ATGAATATACTTTCCCTCTTTGCCTCCTTCGCCTTCATCGTCTACTCATACCTCGGGATTTACACGCTTCGGTTGGACCAGAAATCCCCCTTGAGCAGGACCTTTTCTTATCTCTGTCTCTGTTTTGCGGTCTGGGCCTTCGCTTATACCTTCCTGTATTCCGCTCCCGATAAAGAGACGGCCTGGTTCTGGTATAAGATATCAGCGCCGGGCTGGTGTCTTTTCCCGGGAGTTGCCCTCCATTTTTTTCTCTTTCTCACCGAGCATCAAGAGATCCTCAGGAAGTGGTGGTCATATGTCATGCTCTACCTGCCGGGATTCGTTTTTACGTATCAAGCGTTAACCGGCGTCTTTCTCGTTGAGGACTTCATTTACCGAGGACTTGGATGGTGCGAAGTAGCCCCTGCAAACCAGGCAAGTCTCCTGCTCTATGCGCTCTACTATACCGTCTTTATTCTGACCGGCCTTGTGCTGACTCTGCAGTGGGGGAAGAGATCGAAGACAGCGGGAAAGAAGAAACAGGCCCGGGTAATCTTTGTAACGGCCTTCCCTGTTCTTATAACAACGGCGATAACCGACAGTTTGTTGCCTGCTTTGAAGATCCATCTTCTCCCGTCGATCGCATCAATACTCATCCTGACGTGGGTCTTCGGGATATGGTATTCGATGGTGAACTATAGGCTCATGATTCTTACCCCGTCCATTGCCGCTGATGAAATCATTTCGAAGATGATAGACGTACTGGTCCTGGTCAATCCTGAAGGCAACATCATCAAGGTGAACCGCCAGGCCATGGACCTCCTCGGATATAACGAGGACGAGTTGATCGGTAAGCCCCTCGATGCAATACTATCAGAGGGATCTTCCATCAGGGAAGAATTCCGGCAGATCAGAGAGGACGCAAACCGCACATGCTCAGGCGAACTGAGGTATAAGACCAAAGGGAGTGACGAGATCCCGGTGATGATTTCCTGTTCTGCCGTCAAGGATAAGGGAGGAGATCTCATCGGCGTCGTGATTGTCGGGCAGGATATGCGGCAGATGAAGCAACTGCAGAGGGAAATCTCGGAACGGATGGTAGCGGAAGAGGCCCTTCAGAAGGCCCATCGCGAGTTGGATAACCGGGTGCGCGAACGGACCGCTGAATTGACCGAGGTCAACAAGGCACTGCGGGTTGAGATCCTCGAGCGCAAGCACATCGAAGAGACCTTCCGCAAGCTCTACCAGGAGTTCAATACCCTTCTCGATGCCATTTCGGACCCCTTCCTTATGTTGCTCTCCCCTGACCTGAAGATCATGTGGGCAAACAGAGGCGCCGTTTCGGTAATGGGCAGAGAAATGTCTGAACTTATCGGACAATACTGCTACCAACTCTGGCATAACCGCACCACGAGTTGCGACAATTGTCATGTCCTGAAGAGTTTCCGGACCGGGGAATCAGAGAGCTCACAACACCAGACAAGCGACGGAAGGATATGGGACTACAAGTCTTTTCCCATAAAGGACGAAGATGGAAGGATCATCAGCGTCATCGATGTTGTTTCCGACATCACCGAAAAACTGGCGCTCCAGGCAGAGGCCATCCGGGCCGCCCACCTTGCGTCTATCGGGGAGTTAGCTGCGGGTGTGGCCCATGAGATCAACAACCCCGTCAACGGCATCATCAACTATGCCCAGATATTGATGAACAGCGCCGATGGAGAAGACAAAGGCTATGATATTGCGACGCGGATTAAGAGAGAGGGCAATCGCATCGCAGCGATCGTCAGAAATCTTCTCGTCTTTGCCCGCGACAGGAAAGAAGAGATGGTTCCCTGCCATATCGAAGGAATTCTCGCTGATTCACTCTCCCTCATAGAGACGCAGATGCGGAAGGAGGGGATCATTCCCGCTCTCCGCATTCCTGAAGCCCTTCCCGAGATACACGCAAGTCCCCAGCAGCTTCAGCAGGTATTTCTCAATATCATCAATAATGCGCGCTATGCCCTAAACGAGAAATATCCAGACGCCGGTGGAATGAAGGTCATAGAGATCTCATGCGAAAAGATAACCGTCAAGGATTCACCCTTTCTTCAGGTCATCATTCTTGACCACGGCACAGGGATCCCTGCTTCCCTCCTTGATAAGGTGAAGAACCCCTTCTTTTCGACCAAACCAACCGGTAAAGGCACGGGCCTGGGGTTGAGCATCAGCCACAGCATTGTGAACAAACATAACGGGAAGCTTATCATAAACAGCGTCGAGGGTGAATTCACTGAGGTCGCCATTGTCCTGCCGGCAAGCCTCGATATTCATGAAAAAAGCTGTCACGCTCTGAAGCAGGGAGTCATCTAA